AGGCAAGATAATGGAAGTTAACTACCCAGAATGGCTCTCGAATGTTATGGTTGTACCCAAGAAGAACaacaagtggagagtatgtgttgatttcacagatcttaacaaagcctgcccaaaagacccgtTCCCCCTGCTGCACATTGATTCCATGGTAGACGCTACAGCAGGGCATGAGCTACTTACCTTCCTTGATGCTTGAAGtgggtacaaccagataaaaatgAACCCTAAGGATCAGGAGAAAACAGCCTTCAGATATGACAGAGGCTTGTACTACTACAATGTGATGCCCTTTGGCCTCAAGAAAGTCGGTTCCACCTATCAGCGCCTGGTGAACAGAATGTTCAAGGAGAAGATAGGGAGAAcaatggaagtctacattgacgatatggtagtcaaatCTGAGAAGGCAGAACAATACATGTCCCACCTGGAAAATACCTTCTCGATCCTCAGAAAATACCATATGAAGCTGAACCCCCTGAAATGCACTTTTGGAGTCTCCTCGGGGAAATTCCTGGGGTACTTGGTGAcacaaagagggatagaggccatCACGGAGCAAATCAAAGCAGTACTCCAGTTAGAATCTCCTCAGA
The Silene latifolia isolate original U9 population chromosome 11, ASM4854445v1, whole genome shotgun sequence genome window above contains:
- the LOC141613637 gene encoding uncharacterized protein LOC141613637 is translated as MGFSEKDLVQNAVPLVGFSGETKQYFGEIVIPTFAEDMNKQREYIAPPQEKLDEVFLDPQFLARTVLVGARCADNIREQIIEFLRTNMDCFAWSHSDMIGIDPSVIIHRLNVDPSFLPIQHKRRKFAPERNEVINQEVDNLLAAGKIMEVNYPEWLSNVMVVPKKNNKWRIKMNPKDQEKTAFRYDRGLYYYNVMPFGLKKVGSTYQRLVNRMFKEKIGRTMEVYIDDMVVKSEKAEQYMSHLENTFSILRKYHMKLNPLKCTFGVSSGKFLGYLVTQRGIEAITEQIKAVLQLESPQKPKDVQSLTG